In Terriglobia bacterium, the following are encoded in one genomic region:
- a CDS encoding gluconate 2-dehydrogenase subunit 3 family protein, whose protein sequence is MNKNQDPAIVGKHSRSESGISRRELVRRLMIAGGAGCSLPAIAEARRIAGHLANHSAVAEAGAQTAKAVWSPVFLDRHQSETLEVLGERIIPGSSEAQANRFIDLLLSVDTQDAQTKFLASLSAFEAESLKRFSRPYKDSTETQQNEILAFASAAKPGETAEGQSQRVSIGDHFENIKRWVAEAYFSSEIGMKELGWTGNVFFTSFPGCPDSSGHRP, encoded by the coding sequence ATGAACAAGAACCAGGATCCGGCAATTGTCGGCAAACACTCACGCTCAGAAAGCGGAATCAGCCGGCGCGAGCTGGTGCGCCGACTGATGATTGCCGGAGGCGCCGGATGTTCCCTCCCGGCCATAGCCGAAGCTCGTCGCATAGCCGGGCATCTCGCAAACCACAGCGCAGTTGCCGAGGCCGGCGCCCAGACTGCAAAAGCCGTTTGGTCTCCGGTATTTCTTGACCGTCATCAGAGCGAGACTCTGGAAGTGCTGGGCGAGCGCATTATTCCAGGTTCATCTGAGGCCCAGGCGAATCGCTTCATTGACCTTCTGCTTTCAGTAGACACTCAGGACGCGCAAACAAAATTCCTCGCGTCCCTCTCCGCCTTTGAAGCCGAATCCCTCAAGCGCTTTTCTCGTCCCTACAAAGACAGCACCGAGACCCAGCAAAACGAAATCCTCGCCTTCGCTTCCGCTGCGAAGCCCGGGGAAACTGCAGAGGGCCAGTCGCAGCGGGTGAGTATTGGCGACCACTTTGAGAACATCAAGCGCTGGGTTGCCGAAGCATATTTCTCATCCGAGATCGGCATGAAGGAACTTGGCTGGACGGGCAATGTCTTCTTCACAAGCTTTCCGGGATGCCCTGATTCCAGCGGTCATCGCCCGTGA